The genomic window TCGGACTTTATCTGTCATCCATTCCTctctgctgtctctctctctctctcacacaaGCCGTTTGATGCTCGTCATCACACATGTGACAGacaggagaaagagagaagcgtgcGGGTGGCCTCCGGAGCACCCAAAAAGAGATGCATGACTGCGTTAATCTGGCTCATATACTGAAGTGTCTGCTTGTTGCCTCCTCATTGTTTCGTTCCCTTTCAGTCTCTATTTTCTTTATTTTCACCGCCATCAACATCAACACCACCGACATGTATGCTTCTTCCCCGCCTGCCGCCCCGTCCTTTCCGCCTTCCTCTGATCCTATCGTTTCTTTCTCAAGTCAGCGCCTCGTGTTTGCTTCGCTGAGGGAGAAGTGGGGGTGCCTCacgagggggaaggaggaggggggataATAAGCAAAAACACCAAgcccactgctgcggctctTTGTTGTATGGCGAGAATCAGGAAGAAatagagagaagaagaggcagcggtgccatgCAAGCAAAGGTGACTGCGTAGCACTACTTTTCTCGCCTACGAACGtcgtccctcctcccttaCGCTCTCATCAGAGTTACACGAAGTCCTACTACTACACCTACTGACCAAAGACGTCAGACCGCATGTTGCGGTCACCGCCGTAGCCTCCACCGTAACCACCGCCACTGTAGCCGCCGCGGGGTCGGTAGCCGCCGTTGTTGCCGGCGTAGCCACCATTGTAGCCCCCGCCAAAACCGCCGCCaaagccgccaccgccgccgcggtatCCGCCACGACCGCCGAAGCCCCCACCGAAACCACCACCAAAGCCGCCCCCAGTGCGGaagccaccgcggccgcgaCCACGAGGCTGGTTCTGCACGTTGGGCTTCTTGGccagcgcctgcacctcgGGCAGTACTGTTTGGTTCGTTTCGCGCAAGAGCGGGATCAGGTCATCGACAACGTTGCGGTTCTTTTCGTTGAAGAAGGAGATTGCCGTGCCGCGCTTGCCAGCACGACCCGTACGGCCGATGCGGTGTACGTAGTCATCGATGTTGCTCGGCAGGTCGtactgcaccaccaccgcgacaTTGGGGATATCAAGACCACGCGAAGCGACGTCGGTCGCCACCAGCACACGGCACACACCACTCTTGAAGATGTCGAGGGCCTCCTCccgctcgcgctgcacgCGGTCGCCGTGGATGGAGGAACAGGGGATGCGGCTCTGACGTAGGTAGCGCTCCAGATAGTCGGCgtcgcgcttcttctctaCGAATACGAGGACACGCTCACCTTGGTGTTCCTTCAGCACCTCCAACAGGCAGCCACGCTTGTCCATGTCTTCGACCCAGCGCACATCCTGGGTAATGTTCTCAGTAGTCGAGCCCACACGACCAACCTGCAGGAAGTAGTGGCGGTATAGGAACTCACGGGCCATCTGCTGAATCTCCTTTGGGAAAGTGGCCGAGTACAGCAGGGTCTGGCGCTCACCCGGCGGCGGCATATCGCTGTCCGGGCCCTGGACGATGGCGCGGATCTGCGGCTCAAAGCCCATATCAAGCATGCGATCCGCCTCatcgaggacgaggaagcgGACGTCGGAGTAGCGCGTGTAGCCGCGGGTAAACATGTCAGACAGACGGCCTGGCGTCGCCACCAGCAGACCACAGCCGCGTGTCAGCTCGTGAATCTGGTGGCGTGGGTCTGCACCGCCGTAGACGACAACACAGCGAATCCCGGTGCGGTAAGTGAACTTGCGGCCCTCCTCATAGATCTGAATGGACAGCTCGCGCGTCGGCgacagcaccagcgcagACGGTGCGGACTGGCTGTTTGTGGGCTTGGCACGGTTGAGATTGTTCACCAACATGAAGTTAATGGCTGGGATAAGGTAGGCGGCAGTCTTACCGGAGCCAGTCTGGGCGCACGCCATCAGATCACTGCCCTTCAGCACACATGGAATGCCGTACTTCTGCACAGGGGTGGGCTTCtggtagcggcagcggctcacgttctccgccagcgccgaGGAGAGCCCCATTGTGGCAAACGACTCCGCTGGTTCCACGTCGTTGGGGGCGATGGACACCTTAATCGCTTCGTACTGGTCAAAGTTGATACCAGGCGTGTGCTCCTTGAAGATCTCCTCCTCGGACTTCTCCTCGCGGTGGTAGTGGTTGTTGCCGCCGTACTCACGTTGCGGGCCTCGCATGCCACCGCCGAAGCCGCCGAAGCCACCACGGaagccggcgccgccgccgttgcggtTGAAGCCGCCACCGTAGCCGCCCTGGCCATCGTTGAAGCCGCGGTTGCCACCGCCATACTGGCGAATGGGCTGCTGATAGCCGCCATGTCCGCCCATCGCAATAGCAACAGAAGAgggctcctgctgctgctgctgaagtgaGGTCTGGTCCTTGTACATGATTCCTACGTAGAAAAAGTGTGGAATCCGATCGGGGGaaaggcgaggagggagtagagagaaggcgaggcagGGAGCGGTTGGGGTGTCGTATTGTCTgcggaagaggacgaggaatCAGTTCTTTTGcaggcaaagagaaaagaggactTAACAGCTAAGAGGAGGGAAGTACAAAACAAAGGTGAACTTCGTGTATGGGCATGTGTGGGCATGTTTGTGAAGgcaagaaagagggaagaggtcGAAGAGGAAGTGAGAACGTTATTGCGAGGGGCGCACCTAGAGGTAGTGGGGAAGAAGGAAGGGCCGATAGCCGACCAGTTAGGACACacattccccctcccctcccccccccctccgtaGTGGCTATGGAAatgtgagggagggaagaaggcgcTGAGCTGCCCCCTAGAAGTacgagaaagaggagggagacggcCACGTCTATGTCCACAGAGGTGCTGCAACAAGGCAAACGGTGCCGGCGCTGGAAAGAACGCACAGGcatcttccccccccccctctttctcctccaccgccctTATACctctgtgtatgtgtatgtgtagcAGACAACCCATACAGACAATCACATCGGCACTTCCTTGTCTCTGACCTTCGGCAAATTTTGTTTGGCGGGTTGAGTGCAGGCCGACTCTTCTCTATTCGCTTCTGCTTTTCTGTATGACGGCCCCGGGGTGTCCTTGAGCTACAGAGAGAACGATGCATGCACGGGCTAACGAGTGCCACCGCGGAAAAAAagtgaaaggagagggggcacTGCCTTGTCAGGCGTGGAAAcgaggcaaagaaagggggaaacgagcagcagcagcatcgctcAATGCTCTGACCGACACACAGAAGGTTGTCGAGCTCCGCAGCTCCCCTAGTACTGTACATCATGCGCGAGACGGAGCGGAGGGGGTGTGAAACAAGTAGAGCGAGGATGTGAGCTTCTTAGGTACCATGAATTGAGACACATAGAATTCCCCCagccagcagctcctctccACAATACCGCCCACACCGTAACACCTACCCCAGTAACTGTCACACCAGTCTCATCGCTTTCCACGCCTACAGGCGCGGGTGGAGAGGACCTCATCTTTGAgtcgctccacctccataCGATAGGGCTCCCACACATCCAGGAACTCGTCCTCGATGGCGGCGAAGACGGTGGGCTcaagcgcacgcagctgctgataGCGCTGATCCACCATGAGGTACATCAGTGGGGGGTACGTAAACCCGCTGCGCTCGCCTTCGGCTCCGGGGACACGgctgccgccagcgctgccgcgctcATTCAGTTTCGTGCCCCGTCGGGTCTCAGTGGACCCAGTGAGGGAGCTACTGAACGACAGGGTCGTAGCTTCACGTGCCTCATACGGCAGACGGAACATGTCATCGCCGGGCGGATACACAGTCATAACGTGATGTGCCATTGACGTGTACAGCTGATCCGCCAGTCGCTCAGTTGCTGGAAGAAGCACAGGTGTGGATGACTCGGGATGCCACCCAAGAGCTATGGCGCGACAGAAATAGCGAACCGCACTGGTATACTGATGGCGGTGATAGGCCCCATTGGCAAGGACTAGAAGAGCCGCGGTAACGTGCTGTGGTTGGCACAGCTCAGGCACGCCCGCCGTGTCGCACCCGGTGGCTGTGGTCGTCTTGGCGAGGGCGTCAAGAAACGCAGCATAGTCAGCGAGGGccgcctcctcatcctcgcgctgcagcaagcGAGCACGACCACCTTCCTCTTGACGATGGCGGTACGCTGCGGCGCGTCGCACTAGTGCTAGCGGTGTGAACCAGTCCACCACgaccgcctcgccgccagTCTCCGCGgccggctgctgcaccgatggaatggcgaggagcagcgtgAAGTCACGGATAGCACGCGACCAGTCGTGCAGCTGATCAGCGTGTACAGCACCGCGCACGAAGAGAGTGGAGCGGCGCTCAGTGTTCGTCTGCTGGCGATCCAATGCTGCAGAAAGCGCTCGAAGTTCGCCTTGAACATCGCCCTCTGTGCGGCACGCCCGTGCAGCGTCGAGGAAGTATCCGGCGCAGTCGGGCTTCATCCTCTGAAGATACCGCAGCAAGTGACGAGCAAGTGCGTAGTCGCCGGCCGCCATCGACCTGCTCACGCTGTCTTCGTAAGACCGCACGTATTCTACATTACGTACCGCAACGCTGTAGTGGTACGATGCCTGACGACGCAGTGCGGCCGCCTCCGCAGGCTTTGCCGATGCCGCCGACGTCGCCTCGGCCTCGGCAACGTAGCCAAGGTAAAAGTATGCGTGGGTAACGTAAAAAGCACATGcactgagcagcagctcgagacTCGAAGGAACACCGGCACCCATGTTCTGAGTGAGGGAGCCGACAGCCCACGTTGCGCTAGTGAGGAGCGGCAGAGACGAAGACATCCGATGGGTGCTTTGAATGCTCGCACCATCTGGGGCCTGCTCCTGCACGGCGGCTATACGCGCAAGCAGCTCTTGCGACAACTCGAGCAGGCGTCTCAGCTGCTCGCGTGCCATTTCCCAGAGGCccgcctcggcggcgcaCTTGCCGCTGTGGGCCAATACCTCCATCGAGGGCTCCATCATCTTCATGTATTTAGTGTAGTCCTCGTACGCCTCGGCGAAGCACCGAAGCGCCTCGCAACAGGAGGCACGCAGAAGGTAGCTGTCTAAGTGGAGTGGGCTGGCgacgatgctgccgctgaacAACTCACGCGCCTCTGCGTAGCGTCCGTGAATGAGCTCCAACGTCCCCATCCGCCGGAGTACCTCCGCCAGCCAGAACGACCGCTGCGCGTCCTCGGCACAGTCGCCGCGGAACTGAGTCAAAGACTCCACAGTCAACAAGCCGCGCGGCTCGGCGTCATTCTGCAGCACCGTAAAAGCAAGCTGAAGCTGCGCCTTTGCCTCTGCCAGTTGGCCATCGCTGAAGGCGGTGTCTGCTGCGGCCAAGCAGTCTGGTACACTCGTGCTGTAACCTGCGGCGCCGAAGCCAATGGTGCCACGACCCCCCGCGGCACTGCCGCCCTGCACCGCTTTCCGCGAAGCGTACGGAATTCCTTTGGCGCCACCGTAGCGATCCGAGTAGGTGTGGTACAGCGGCGAGTCATGGTGGGAGTGCCAGACCGACTGCCAGTACTCCTCCACAAGCAgcctcgcttctctcttacGACGcggtgtggtggcggtgtgggaAGCGTCAGCACGCGCGGCAGACGGAGGAGCGACGCGCTGCTTTTTGCCCGTCCTGCGGCCTCGTGATTGTCCCTTGACATcggtcggcggtggcgacggtcCGTAGGCCAGTCGAGGCAGAGACTCCATTGTTTGCAGAGGGGGCGAAGGAGACACAGCAAAATAGAGAGGATGCGCCACTGAAGCATGCGTTCGTATTCTTTGTCCTTCCCATGATATGGGCGCTGGTGCACTACTGTGATACGCTAGGTTGAATGGAAAacgacgcgcacgcacattcGCAGAGACATGCAAACAGGCAACAAacagcacacccacacacatatagGCGAAGGATAAGGGGTAGCGGAGCAGAAGGTGACAAGGGTAagcaaaggggagaaaacTCGGAGCAAACGATGTGTGGACGATGAGGGCCATGGAGAGCAAACACAGATTCACGCACACGCGACGAGTGGTACGACGCCGAATGCAGGGGTGGGTGCTCTCACATCTGCGCGCGAGAAAGAAATCTCGTTTGTCAGCGACGGTTGGAAGTCCTCCAACTTGCTGCCTCCGCGACTCAGAAGGTGAAAGCTGCAGTACTGCCGGTGCTGTGACTTTGCACATTTACCCACGTACACGGCACACTGTGACAATAGTGTGCTGCGTCTCTGACTATTGGCTGGTCCGATGTGCTCTCACAAGAACGGTGGCACCGTACACAGACAAAAAGCACCATCATcgccctccttttctctccctcaacGTATTTTTTTCCCTGTAAAGATGAGATGCTACTCTCGTGTTGTACGAAGCAAAGATGGTTCGCACACACGAGAGGCACACAAAGAGCAGTAGTGCAGAAAAACACCAAGGCGAAGCATAAGAAGTCTGACACCACGCCTACTGTACATGAAGCCGAGCTGCCTGCATCATTCCACTGTGCTAgcgcgcctccctccctttcttaCATATACAACGCACAAGCAGAACAGCATCGAGAGGGCACTACAGGGGAATgaaaggagcagcggcggcggtgcgtcgctggGCGGTTTTGATCGCCTtcccgtccctctctcctccaccatctACTCAATTTCCAGTCCACAGATGGCCCGAGCGTCAGCAGTAGCGGCATGCTCGCTGGTAGCcatcggcgtcgctgccgcagctgtcgGGACGGTGCACCTCTTGTCCATCGCGGCGTAGTCGACCCACGTCTTCCCAGCCGCCGCAAACTCCAAGCGGCGCTTCTCCATGAGTCGctttcgctgctgcgcaagaaTGTCGCCGCTGTTCAGAAGCCCCAGGCGAGGAATGAAAGGGCCAGTGCTATCGTCGATCTTGTCTGGGTCATCTTCCATGGTGCCTAGCACCGCCACGTTGCGATGCCACTCGCCGCGCAGGCACCGCTGGCGGCTCACGTAGTGCCACACACCGGGGCCCTCGCGCTCGCCGCTCGTCCAGTACCCCTCAAACCAATCACCGTTTCTCTGCTGTAGCACTGCCCATCCCTCGCACTTGTTGTGGCTGAAGTTTCCCTTGATCACGTCCCCGTTTGCGAGGTACAGCTTCCCCAGCCCATGTCGCTCATCCGCGGCAAAGTCGCCCTCATAGACCTCCCCGTCCCTGCCCCACTGCGTTCCACGACCATCGCGCCGCCCGCCAAGCCACTCGCCTTCGTACACGCGACGATACGGACTCTCTTTGGCGTCGCGCAGGAAAAGGGTACCGTGTCCCTCACGCTTGCCGCTGCGGAACTCGCCGCGGTACTTGAAGTTAGACTGGATGTGCTCGCCGAATCCGTCAAACACTGCGCCCTTCCACTGTCCTTCGTAGGTGGCCGTCTTGGCGGGGTTCAGAAAGACGATTTTGCGGATGCTACGGTCGTCAGCATCGACGCCACAGGGCGTAGGCGTGTCCTTCAACGTAcagctctgctgcgccagaCCTGCGTTGCCTCCACCCCACACCTCTAACTGACCGCGCAAGGATATTAAAGCTTCCTCCTGCTCAGTGCGGGGGCGTCCAGACGTACCGAGGTGCATCAGCTGAAGTACCTCCTCCCTGCCCATCGCCGTCTCCATGGCGCGcagttgctgcagcagtcgtCCGCGCTCCGACGGCGTCAACACTGGCACGCAGGCCGCTACCAGGTTGCGATACAGCTGCAGATTCTCTAGCGTCTCGGTTGTTTCACTGTACGACAGAGGGTCCACGCAGCCTATGACGAAGCACGCCTCATGTCCGCACATGAGTTGCGACATCAGTTGTGTGTAGCGGCACTCCATGAAAAATGACTCGCTTCGTTGAAtcaggcggtgcagctgtgcctggGTGTGGCACTGACCAACCCGCTTGGCGCGGTACTCGAGCGAGTGAATAACTGCCGCGTTCAACAACGTGCTACTCACATTCACCTGGCTGCCCTCCCGCAGAACCTGCTTTGGTGCTCTGTTGGCGCCAACTCTTTCTGAGCCTTTTGTGTGCACAAACGTCACACGACGCAGCACGCACTGCTCACCAGCGTGTCTGTCAAGGGTCATGAGAGAGAGTTGCACAAACCCATGCCAGCGAAACTGTCGAGCGTAGCCGCGCCTCACACGACGCTCGTTACCTTggttcagcagcacctcgaagTCACCAAAGTCCTTCACTGGTATCTCTGCCACATGCGAGAGGTACAGACGGCCAAAGCCATCGCGATAAACAGCGTGGTCGCGTGCGGTGCcgctcgctgcagcgctaccGTCTGCAAACGCTGCCTCGTCAATCGCAAGATTGTCATGGACGCCGTTGCAGTTCATCTCCCAGTACGAGAAGCCGACGCTGTACTCATGCGTgtcctgctgcgcctccagtCGCCGGAAGAGTTCCCGCACAGTGTCTTGGATGAGCCCAGACTCGTTCGGGCTTCCAAAGAGTGTGTGGGTCTTGCCCGTCTCCGCGTAGCCCATGGCAATACAGTTGGCGCTGAGCCCGCCCATGACCAAGTCGATCATCTCGAGTCCAATAGTGCGAAAGACGTCATTCTGGCGCGCATTTTGTGGGTAAAAGTAGTCAAAGTCGTACATGAGCCCATCCGCGGCATGTGGGGCAAAGGCAATGAGCTTGTCTTGATCGGTGCGGAGTTGCACCTGTGTCAACGGCGTCTCCTCATCCGATGCCGGTCGCTCACGGACAGCGATGCGCAAGCGCTCGACCACCGGTGGATGGATCGTTGGCGGCGAATCAGTAGACCTCATGACTGACTACGCAGCAACCCAAGAATCCGAAAAAAGAGACTGTGATCCGGGAGCACAGATGAACTCTGTAAGGAGGACGTCACCACGTAGAGTACACCGCCCGaagtgaaggaggagcagcaaggGCGCAAATGAACAAGAAAACAAGCGAGCCCCAATG from Leishmania panamensis strain MHOM/PA/94/PSC-1 chromosome 32 sequence includes these protein-coding regions:
- a CDS encoding ATP-dependent RNA helicase, putative (TriTrypDB/GeneDB-style sysID: LpmP.32.0430) gives rise to the protein MYKDQTSLQQQQQEPSSVAIAMGGHGGYQQPIRQYGGGNRGFNDGQGGYGGGFNRNGGGAGFRGGFGGFGGGMRGPQREYGGNNHYHREEKSEEEIFKEHTPGINFDQYEAIKVSIAPNDVEPAESFATMGLSSALAENVSRCRYQKPTPVQKYGIPCVLKGSDLMACAQTGSGKTAAYLIPAINFMLVNNLNRAKPTNSQSAPSALVLSPTRELSIQIYEEGRKFTYRTGIRCVVVYGGADPRHQIHELTRGCGLLVATPGRLSDMFTRGYTRYSDVRFLVLDEADRMLDMGFEPQIRAIVQGPDSDMPPPGERQTLLYSATFPKEIQQMAREFLYRHYFLQVGRVGSTTENITQDVRWVEDMDKRGCLLEVLKEHQGERVLVFVEKKRDADYLERYLRQSRIPCSSIHGDRVQREREEALDIFKSGVCRVLVATDVASRGLDIPNVAVVVQYDLPSNIDDYVHRIGRTGRAGKRGTAISFFNEKNRNVVDDLIPLLRETNQTVLPEVQALAKKPNVQNQPRGRGRGGFRTGGGFGGGFGGGFGGRGGYRGGGGGFGGGFGGGYNGGYAGNNGGYRPRGGYSGGGYGGGYGGDRNMRSDVFGQ
- a CDS encoding hypothetical protein (TriTrypDB/GeneDB-style sysID: LpmP.32.0440) translates to MESLPRLAYGPSPPPTDVKGQSRGRRTGKKQRVAPPSAARADASHTATTPRRKREARLLVEEYWQSVWHSHHDSPLYHTYSDRYGGAKGIPYASRKAVQGGSAAGGRGTIGFGAAGYSTSVPDCLAAADTAFSDGQLAEAKAQLQLAFTVLQNDAEPRGLLTVESLTQFRGDCAEDAQRSFWLAEVLRRMGTLELIHGRYAEARELFSGSIVASPLHLDSYLLRASCCEALRCFAEAYEDYTKYMKMMEPSMEVLAHSGKCAAEAGLWEMAREQLRRLLELSQELLARIAAVQEQAPDGASIQSTHRMSSSLPLLTSATWAVGSLTQNMGAGVPSSLELLLSACAFYVTHAYFYLGYVAEAEATSAASAKPAEAAALRRQASYHYSVAVRNVEYVRSYEDSVSRSMAAGDYALARHLLRYLQRMKPDCAGYFLDAARACRTEGDVQGELRALSAALDRQQTNTERRSTLFVRGAVHADQLHDWSRAIRDFTLLLAIPSVQQPAAETGGEAVVVDWFTPLALVRRAAAYRHRQEEGGRARLLQREDEEAALADYAAFLDALAKTTTATGCDTAGVPELCQPQHVTAALLVLANGAYHRHQYTSAVRYFCRAIALGWHPESSTPVLLPATERLADQLYTSMAHHVMTVYPPGDDMFRLPYEAREATTLSFSSSLTGSTETRRGTKLNERGSAGGSRVPGAEGERSGFTYPPLMYLMVDQRYQQLRALEPTVFAAIEDEFLDVWEPYRMEVERLKDEVLSTRACRRGKR
- a CDS encoding hypothetical protein (TriTrypDB/GeneDB-style sysID: LpmP.32.0450) — its product is MRSTDSPPTIHPPVVERLRIAVRERPASDEETPLTQVQLRTDQDKLIAFAPHAADGLMYDFDYFYPQNARQNDVFRTIGLEMIDLVMGGLSANCIAMGYAETGKTHTLFGSPNESGLIQDTVRELFRRLEAQQDTHEYSVGFSYWEMNCNGVHDNLAIDEAAFADGSAAASGTARDHAVYRDGFGRLYLSHVAEIPVKDFGDFEVLLNQGNERRVRRGYARQFRWHGFVQLSLMTLDRHAGEQCVLRRVTFVHTKGSERVGANRAPKQVLREGSQVNVSSTLLNAAVIHSLEYRAKRVGQCHTQAQLHRLIQRSESFFMECRYTQLMSQLMCGHEACFVIGCVDPLSYSETTETLENLQLYRNLVAACVPVLTPSERGRLLQQLRAMETAMGREEVLQLMHLGTSGRPRTEQEEALISLRGQLEVWGGGNAGLAQQSCTLKDTPTPCGVDADDRSIRKIVFLNPAKTATYEGQWKGAVFDGFGEHIQSNFKYRGEFRSGKREGHGTLFLRDAKESPYRRVYEGEWLGGRRDGRGTQWGRDGEVYEGDFAADERHGLGKLYLANGDVIKGNFSHNKCEGWAVLQQRNGDWFEGYWTSGEREGPGVWHYVSRQRCLRGEWHRNVAVLGTMEDDPDKIDDSTGPFIPRLGLLNSGDILAQQRKRLMEKRRLEFAAAGKTWVDYAAMDKRCTVPTAAAATPMATSEHAATADARAICGLEIE